A portion of the Coturnix japonica isolate 7356 chromosome 4, Coturnix japonica 2.1, whole genome shotgun sequence genome contains these proteins:
- the FGFBP1 gene encoding fibroblast growth factor-binding protein 1, with translation MWIKNIGLLCVLILVSQMLLTSCERQKERRKGKQGIEHGGKKQTESNPEREKGRKPKGGKASPKGKFKSKENADCTWAVTDMSAATMRIECRNGDSTFWCEFSGDPSTCPHYAENQKTYWKQVSRSLKKQKQICQDPRSILKSKICRKGPRGSHLKLTRSSLLEAVEPAIGHPAHHATEDAQVSAASETEKQPENSLPDCVEDVDYIDQKKVAEEYCPESLLSFCNFFITMVQDKKC, from the coding sequence ATGTGGATTAAAAACATTGGACTCCTGTGTGTGTTGATTCTGGTGTCCCAGATGCTGCTCACCAGctgtgaaaggcagaaagagagaagaaaggggaaacaaGGCATAGAGCACGGTGGGAAAAAACAGACTGAATCAAacccagagagagaaaaagggcGGAAGCCAAAAGGAGGAAAGGCATCTCCTAAAGGCAAATTTAAGTCCAAAGAAAATGCTGACTGCACTTGGGCGGTGACCGACATGAGTGCTGCAACTATGCGCATTGAGTGCAGGAATGGGGACAGCACGTTCTGGTGTGAGTTCTCAGGGGATCCCTCCACCTGCCCACACTACGCAGAGAACCAGAAGACCTACTGGAAGCAGGTCTCCCGTTCcctgaagaagcagaagcagatcTGCCAAGACCCCAGGAGCATCCTCAAATCTAAAATATGCAGGAAAGGCCCACGAGGCTCTCACCTCAAGCTGACGCGCTCAAGCCTCCTGGAGGCAGTGGAGCCTGCAATTGGGCACCCAGCTCACCATGCGACAGAGGATGCCCAGGTCTCAGCAGCTTCTGAGACtgaaaaacagcctgaaaacaGCCTCCCAGACTGCGTGGAAGACGTAGATTACATTGATCAGAAGAAGGTGGCTGAGGAATATTGCCCAGAGAGTTTGCTGTCTTTCTGCAACTTCTTTATCACCATGGTGCAAGACAAAAAGTGCTGA